A region of Candidatus Baltobacteraceae bacterium DNA encodes the following proteins:
- a CDS encoding energy transducer TonB encodes MTRLIFVLRRGLFAAFAVALVGAMSAQASASTTLTLGPNLLASAQTIGGDGFPVIGGSTACAVRNADAAIEEPPLYDTPSIAAQMGIEGTTMLRVDVAANGVLSNAEVMESSSNQWLDREALAAAHRVQFKPEVRDCRAIAGAYALDVAFTDD; translated from the coding sequence ATGACACGTTTGATTTTTGTTCTTCGCCGCGGCCTATTCGCGGCGTTTGCTGTCGCGCTGGTCGGCGCGATGTCGGCGCAAGCGAGTGCGTCGACGACCCTCACGCTGGGTCCGAATCTGCTCGCGAGCGCGCAAACCATTGGCGGCGACGGGTTTCCCGTCATCGGCGGCTCGACGGCCTGCGCGGTTCGGAACGCGGACGCGGCCATTGAGGAACCGCCGCTCTACGATACACCCTCGATTGCTGCCCAAATGGGAATCGAAGGAACGACCATGCTGCGAGTTGACGTCGCGGCTAACGGTGTGCTGTCAAATGCCGAGGTGATGGAGAGCAGCAGCAACCAATGGCTCGATCGTGAAGCGCTCGCGGCCGCGCATCGGGTGCAGTTCAAACCCGAGGTCCGCGACTGCCGGGCGATTGCGGGCGCATACGCGCTCGACGTTGCGTTCACCGACGATTAA
- the purD gene encoding phosphoribosylamine--glycine ligase: MKILVVGSGAREDALSWRLAASASCDAIFAAPGNAGTASRGENWEIAPTQGKKLVAKARAEGIDLVVIGPEVAIAAGVADRLREAGIATFGPNRSGGRLESSKVFSKRFMERHGVPTARAVVVHSLDGARKALDDWQWGAVVIKADGLASGKGVVVADGVAQARGVLDEWYGAGRIPGGGTDVLLEEKLEGREISVFALCDGRAMYPIAAACDYKRAGDGDTGPNTGGMGAYSPPVGFPENTDDLVRERILSPVLRGLLAEGETYIGVLYCGLMWTKRGPYVIEFNVRFGDPETQVLMPRVAGDFAALLKSAADGALDLSAASFVDKTCVGVVLATSDYPRTSTPLEGLTEDISLAGEGQAAFWGGSTLRNGAVHSGGGRVLTVTALGDDVAQARANAYSAVTSLAVRLGSADLTYRTDIAASLV; the protein is encoded by the coding sequence ATGAAAATTCTCGTCGTCGGCAGCGGAGCGCGTGAAGACGCGCTCTCGTGGCGCTTGGCGGCTTCTGCCTCCTGCGACGCGATCTTTGCGGCGCCCGGCAACGCCGGCACCGCATCGCGCGGTGAAAATTGGGAGATCGCCCCGACCCAAGGGAAGAAATTGGTCGCGAAGGCTCGCGCTGAGGGCATCGATCTCGTCGTCATCGGCCCGGAGGTTGCTATCGCGGCGGGCGTTGCGGACCGCTTGCGCGAGGCCGGCATCGCTACCTTCGGACCGAACCGGTCGGGCGGCCGCCTCGAATCGAGCAAGGTGTTTTCAAAACGCTTCATGGAGCGTCACGGCGTGCCGACCGCCCGGGCGGTGGTCGTTCATTCGCTCGACGGCGCGCGTAAGGCGCTCGACGATTGGCAATGGGGCGCGGTCGTTATCAAAGCGGACGGTTTGGCATCGGGTAAGGGCGTCGTGGTCGCCGACGGCGTCGCCCAGGCGCGCGGCGTACTCGACGAGTGGTACGGCGCGGGCCGCATTCCCGGCGGCGGCACCGACGTGCTGCTCGAGGAGAAGCTTGAGGGCCGCGAGATCAGCGTGTTCGCTCTCTGCGATGGCCGGGCGATGTACCCCATCGCAGCTGCCTGCGACTACAAACGCGCCGGCGACGGCGATACGGGCCCGAACACCGGCGGCATGGGCGCCTACTCGCCGCCAGTCGGTTTTCCGGAAAATACCGACGATCTCGTCCGCGAGCGCATTTTGTCACCGGTGTTACGCGGCTTGCTCGCCGAGGGCGAGACCTATATCGGTGTGTTGTATTGCGGTCTGATGTGGACCAAGCGCGGTCCGTACGTCATCGAGTTCAACGTGCGGTTCGGCGATCCCGAAACGCAGGTGCTGATGCCCCGCGTCGCCGGCGACTTCGCCGCGTTGTTGAAATCGGCGGCCGACGGCGCACTCGATCTCAGCGCCGCCTCGTTCGTCGATAAAACGTGCGTCGGCGTCGTGCTGGCGACGAGCGATTACCCGCGCACGAGCACGCCGCTCGAGGGGTTGACCGAAGATATTTCTCTCGCCGGAGAGGGCCAAGCTGCGTTTTGGGGCGGCTCGACGCTGCGGAACGGTGCGGTCCATTCGGGCGGCGGCCGCGTGCTCACCGTCACGGCGCTCGGCGACGACGTCGCGCAGGCGCGCGCCAACGCCTATTCGGCCGTCACCTCGCTCGCGGTCCGGCTCGGATCGGCCGACTTGACGTACCGAACCGACATCGCGGCGTCGCTAGTATAG
- the guaA gene encoding glutamine-hydrolyzing GMP synthase has product MLSPAQEHTPAGSEPATVFILDFGAQYSQLIARRTREMNVYCEIVSYDTPWSTLAARKPAALILSGGPESTLVPGAPQMDPAIARSGVPILGICYGMQLLARDVGAELTKLDHAEYGPATLRVDRRDTPLLHDVPAESRVWMSHGDSVTNLPDGFAELASTPRCAIAAMGCAERKIYGVQFHPEVVHTEHGRQILDNFLHHIAGIQSDWQMDSFVDRSVAEIRAAVGNDKVICALSGGVDSAVAATLVSRAIGEQLTCVFVDHGLLRKDEAARVITAFRDVLHLNVIAIDARERFLRKLDGIEDPEQKRILIGHEFIRVFEEEAAKIPGVKYLVQGTLYPDVIESKTPGSKAGHKIKSHHNVGGLPEEMNFSLIEPLRSLFKDEVRTVGRVLGLPDHIVQRQPFPGPGLAVRIIGEITDERLALVREADAIVCDEIDAAHLNPKPWQYFAVLTPVKSVGVMGDGRTYANLVAVRAITSEDGMTADWARLPHELLARISTRIVNEVPGVNRVAYDITSKPPSTVEWE; this is encoded by the coding sequence ATGCTTTCCCCAGCTCAGGAACACACGCCGGCCGGTAGCGAGCCGGCGACGGTCTTTATTCTCGATTTCGGCGCGCAGTACAGTCAGTTGATCGCGCGCCGGACGCGCGAAATGAACGTGTATTGCGAGATCGTTTCGTACGACACGCCTTGGAGCACGCTTGCGGCACGCAAACCGGCCGCGCTCATCCTGAGCGGCGGTCCCGAATCGACGCTCGTGCCCGGCGCGCCGCAGATGGATCCGGCGATCGCGCGCAGCGGCGTGCCGATCCTCGGTATCTGCTACGGCATGCAACTGCTCGCGCGCGACGTGGGCGCCGAACTCACGAAGCTCGATCACGCGGAGTACGGACCGGCGACCCTGCGAGTCGATCGGCGCGACACCCCGCTGCTGCACGACGTGCCGGCCGAGTCGCGCGTTTGGATGTCGCACGGCGATTCGGTAACGAACCTGCCCGACGGGTTTGCCGAACTTGCGTCGACGCCGCGATGCGCCATCGCGGCGATGGGCTGCGCCGAGCGCAAGATCTACGGCGTTCAATTCCATCCCGAGGTCGTTCACACCGAACACGGCCGGCAGATTCTCGATAATTTTTTGCATCACATCGCCGGGATCCAGTCCGACTGGCAGATGGACTCGTTCGTCGATCGATCGGTAGCCGAGATTCGCGCAGCGGTCGGCAACGACAAGGTCATCTGCGCGCTCTCCGGCGGCGTCGACTCGGCCGTGGCCGCGACGCTCGTGTCGCGCGCCATCGGCGAGCAGCTGACCTGCGTGTTCGTCGATCATGGACTACTGCGTAAAGACGAAGCGGCGCGCGTCATAACGGCCTTTCGCGACGTGCTGCACCTCAACGTCATTGCGATCGACGCTCGCGAACGCTTTCTGCGCAAGCTCGACGGTATCGAGGATCCCGAACAGAAGCGCATCCTCATCGGGCACGAGTTCATTCGAGTCTTCGAAGAGGAAGCGGCTAAGATTCCGGGCGTCAAGTATCTCGTGCAAGGCACGCTCTATCCCGACGTGATCGAATCGAAGACTCCCGGCAGCAAAGCGGGCCACAAGATTAAGTCGCATCACAACGTCGGCGGTCTGCCCGAAGAGATGAACTTCTCGCTGATCGAGCCGTTGCGCTCGCTCTTCAAGGACGAGGTTCGCACGGTCGGACGCGTGCTGGGTCTCCCCGACCACATCGTGCAGCGCCAGCCCTTTCCGGGGCCCGGCCTCGCGGTGCGCATCATCGGCGAGATCACCGACGAACGTCTGGCGCTCGTGCGCGAAGCCGATGCGATCGTCTGCGACGAAATCGACGCCGCGCATTTGAATCCCAAGCCCTGGCAGTATTTCGCCGTGCTCACGCCGGTCAAGAGCGTCGGCGTCATGGGAGACGGGCGCACGTATGCGAATCTGGTGGCGGTTCGCGCGATCACGAGCGAGGACGGAATGACCGCCGATTGGGCGCGTCTGCCGCACGAGCTGCTCGCGCGCATCAGCACGCGCATCGTTAACGAGGTGCCGGGCGTCAATCGGGTCGCGTACGATATCACGTCGAAGCCGCCGTCCACGGTGGAATGGGAATGA
- a CDS encoding DUF1297 domain-containing protein: MDDLVRSALARYDRSELALCSIGSHSALDVAYGARAQGLRNVIVTAKGREQTYARHYAVASDPPRGCVDATIELDSFADILREDVQAQLLARNAIFLANRSFEVYLHQRFSYDEIERGMKVPMFGNRRLLRAEERDEADNQYALLRRAGIRYPRQFASPEDIDRLVMVKAPHAKVSFERAFFLCSSPREYRAVADRLIAEGMLDEGGLANAVIEEYALGPSVNLNFFYSPILGELELSGTDTRRQTNIDGLRNVPPGALKYVENVPMRMEEAGHIATTLTESTLEKAFEMGERFVAAAREANPPGVIGPFALQCIIVAGPPKDFICYDVSLRIPGSPGTRYTPYSAYRWGRDVSVGERVAMEVVFARDQNRLEEVLT, encoded by the coding sequence GTGGACGACTTAGTACGAAGCGCGCTCGCGCGCTACGATCGCTCGGAACTCGCGCTCTGCTCGATCGGTAGCCACTCGGCGCTCGACGTGGCCTACGGCGCGCGCGCGCAGGGCTTGCGAAATGTCATCGTGACGGCGAAGGGCCGCGAGCAGACGTACGCGCGACACTACGCCGTCGCGAGCGACCCGCCGCGCGGCTGCGTCGACGCGACGATCGAGCTCGACTCGTTTGCGGATATTCTGCGCGAGGATGTCCAGGCGCAGTTGCTCGCGCGCAATGCGATCTTTCTCGCGAATCGTTCGTTCGAAGTGTATCTCCATCAGCGCTTTAGCTACGACGAGATCGAACGCGGGATGAAGGTGCCGATGTTCGGAAATCGCCGGTTGCTGCGGGCCGAGGAGCGCGACGAAGCCGACAATCAGTACGCGCTCTTGCGGCGCGCCGGGATCCGTTACCCGCGGCAGTTCGCATCGCCGGAGGATATCGACCGCCTCGTGATGGTCAAGGCGCCGCACGCCAAGGTGAGCTTCGAGCGCGCGTTCTTTCTCTGCTCGTCGCCGCGCGAATATCGCGCGGTGGCCGATCGTTTGATCGCCGAGGGGATGCTCGATGAGGGTGGTCTCGCCAACGCGGTCATCGAGGAATACGCGCTGGGCCCATCGGTCAACCTGAACTTCTTTTATTCGCCGATCTTGGGCGAACTCGAACTCTCCGGCACCGATACGCGCCGTCAAACCAACATCGACGGCTTGCGCAACGTTCCGCCCGGCGCGCTCAAATACGTCGAGAACGTACCGATGCGGATGGAAGAGGCCGGCCATATTGCGACGACGTTGACCGAATCGACGCTGGAAAAAGCCTTCGAGATGGGCGAGCGCTTCGTTGCGGCCGCGCGCGAAGCAAATCCGCCGGGCGTCATCGGACCGTTCGCGCTGCAGTGCATTATCGTGGCCGGGCCGCCCAAGGATTTTATCTGCTACGACGTGTCGCTGCGTATACCGGGATCGCCGGGCACCCGCTACACGCCCTACTCGGCGTACCGCTGGGGTCGCGACGTTTCGGTCGGCGAGCGCGTCGCCATGGAAGTGGTATTCGCGCGCGACCAAAATCGCCTGGAGGAAGTCCTCACGTAA
- a CDS encoding formate--phosphoribosylaminoimidazolecarboxamide ligase gives MTLNGQYAIATLGSHSALQILKGAHDEGFPTLAIANRETERLYRSFRFVDEVITIDRYQDFPDLLDELKKRKLIIVPHGSFVAYLSLEEHKRMTIPYFGNKAVLDWEASRELQRQWLSSAGLKLPRQFKSGAEIDRPVIVKLYGAKGGKGYMFLQDAHDFEERAGHLKEEYMIQEYIIGVPLYIHYFYSPLEDKLEIMSMDRRYETNVDSLGRIPAAAQEGMDVSPSYVVVGNQPVSLRESMLAEAYRMGEDVIRVSKEICGPKGLFGAFCIETIITPDIQFYIMEISARIVAGSNLFIDGSPYSYLNYSEPMSTGRRIARELKNALLTNNLRLVLDDSSVL, from the coding sequence ATGACTCTCAACGGACAATACGCGATCGCGACGCTCGGCTCGCACTCGGCATTGCAGATCCTCAAGGGCGCGCACGACGAGGGGTTTCCGACACTCGCGATCGCCAATCGCGAGACCGAGCGTCTGTACCGTTCGTTTCGCTTCGTCGACGAAGTGATCACGATCGACCGATACCAAGATTTCCCGGACCTGTTGGACGAGTTAAAGAAGCGCAAGCTCATCATCGTGCCGCACGGTTCGTTCGTTGCATACCTCTCGCTCGAGGAGCACAAGAGGATGACGATTCCGTACTTCGGCAACAAAGCCGTGCTCGATTGGGAAGCCAGTCGCGAACTCCAACGCCAGTGGCTTTCGAGCGCCGGCTTGAAATTACCGCGCCAATTCAAGAGCGGTGCCGAGATCGATCGCCCGGTGATCGTGAAACTGTACGGCGCGAAGGGCGGCAAAGGGTACATGTTCTTGCAGGACGCGCACGATTTTGAAGAGCGCGCCGGCCACCTCAAAGAAGAATACATGATCCAGGAATACATCATCGGGGTGCCGCTCTACATCCACTATTTCTATTCGCCGCTCGAAGACAAACTCGAAATCATGTCGATGGATCGCCGCTACGAAACGAACGTGGACTCGCTTGGCCGGATTCCGGCCGCCGCGCAAGAAGGCATGGACGTAAGCCCCTCGTACGTCGTCGTCGGCAATCAGCCGGTGTCGTTACGCGAGTCGATGCTTGCGGAGGCCTATCGCATGGGCGAAGACGTGATTCGCGTGAGTAAGGAAATCTGCGGACCCAAGGGGCTCTTCGGCGCATTCTGCATCGAGACGATCATCACGCCCGACATTCAGTTCTACATTATGGAGATATCGGCGCGCATCGTCGCCGGCTCGAATCTCTTCATCGACGGATCGCCGTACTCGTATCTGAACTACTCGGAGCCGATGTCGACCGGCCGGCGGATCGCGCGCGAATTAAAAAACGCACTTTTAACGAACAATCTACGTTTGGTACTTGATGACTCGAGCGTATTGTAA
- the purQ gene encoding phosphoribosylformylglycinamidine synthase I produces MSGKVAVLIFPGTNSEEESLRLARDVGMDAQLVHWSRSAALANFDAYVLPGGFAYEDRIRAGAVPAHDPMMDAVIEGAQRGKLVLGICNGAQILLEAGLVPGTGPIRKPTAAFTHNAPVPKFVCKHVHVKLAIDPARCAITASLAKDAVIPAWAAHGQGRLAATDDHLEEIEAGGHVAFVYAHADGSVDAAANPNGSAIGCAALTNGAGNVLAIMPHPERDAWNFNHPDSRGPGDILAPSGGVALFASFARALR; encoded by the coding sequence ATGAGCGGCAAGGTTGCGGTATTGATCTTTCCAGGCACCAACAGCGAGGAAGAATCGTTGCGCTTGGCTCGCGACGTTGGAATGGACGCGCAGCTCGTGCATTGGAGCCGTTCTGCCGCGCTCGCGAATTTCGATGCCTACGTGCTGCCGGGCGGATTCGCATACGAAGACCGCATTCGCGCAGGCGCCGTCCCCGCGCACGACCCGATGATGGATGCCGTGATCGAGGGCGCGCAGCGCGGGAAGCTCGTTCTGGGAATTTGTAACGGAGCGCAGATTCTGCTCGAAGCCGGTCTCGTTCCGGGAACCGGCCCGATTCGCAAACCGACCGCCGCTTTCACGCACAACGCTCCGGTGCCGAAGTTCGTCTGCAAACACGTGCACGTGAAGCTCGCGATCGACCCGGCGCGCTGCGCGATCACCGCGTCGCTCGCCAAAGACGCGGTCATTCCGGCGTGGGCCGCGCACGGCCAGGGCCGGCTCGCGGCAACCGACGATCATTTGGAAGAGATCGAGGCCGGCGGTCACGTGGCGTTCGTGTACGCACACGCGGACGGCAGCGTCGACGCCGCCGCCAATCCCAACGGATCGGCGATCGGGTGCGCGGCGCTGACCAACGGAGCGGGCAACGTGCTCGCCATCATGCCGCATCCCGAACGCGACGCCTGGAACTTCAACCACCCCGACTCGCGCGGCCCGGGCGATATCCTCGCGCCCTCCGGCGGCGTCGCACTCTTCGCGAGCTTTGCGCGAGCGCTGCGATGA
- the purL gene encoding phosphoribosylformylglycinamidine synthase subunit PurL: MRNFAVNGLTDEALHAAASRAGLALRVDELRRIAERLGRDPSVVEVHAFDAQWSEHCSYKSSRHLLRALPIDGPTVMQGPAEDAGILHLGEWNGERYGVVIAHESHNHPSQVVPFEGAATGVGGIVRDVLCMGAEVIAIADPLRFGRVENPDSHQRYVAQGAVDGIGAYGNAIGVPNIAGDVYFDDRFDDNCLVNVVALGLIKESEIIHSAAPPHSEGWDIVLVGKATDTSGFGGAAFSSVTLDDADADANRGAVQVPDPFLKNVIMRASYRVFAYLREHKITAGFKDLGAGGIMGCSAEICSSGGFGAIIDLDDVNTALENMPPEVIAIGETQERLCWVLPPDATAAVLSIYNQEFSLPEIARGARAVVIGAVQKQMHYVLRHGDEIVMDVPIDFLTGSIRDELAVHERAVPPDLDPAKRYVEGDRAASELLERVLGHRDVCSRAPLYKQYDSVVRGTTVIARGAADAGVIAPVHGSPLGVALSVGGNPRYGRIDARAAAVLAVAESVRKVVAVGARPLGLTDCLNFGNPQNPDHYTELVVAIDGLAEAARALGTPYVSGNVSLYNESKNGNAIPASPIVACVGGLQDVAKVVTAPFKRAGSVLYYIGDASNAIGGSVLAELLDVRDAPLPPVDLVRARAENDVLSKAIEAGAVNAARAVCGGGLLAAVAEMAFATLHSNAIGAQLDDPCAWTQGEVGDAEALFGEAGGFVVEAADQAAFEAMCADLPFVHEIGVTIDQPVLAIDEDAFSLRTLHDAWAKPLTEVYA, translated from the coding sequence TTGCGTAACTTCGCCGTCAACGGTCTCACCGACGAGGCATTGCACGCCGCGGCCTCCCGTGCCGGTCTGGCGTTACGCGTCGACGAACTGCGGCGAATCGCCGAACGCCTCGGGCGCGATCCGAGCGTCGTTGAAGTACATGCGTTCGACGCGCAGTGGAGCGAGCATTGTTCGTATAAGAGCAGCCGTCATCTGCTGCGCGCGCTTCCGATCGACGGCCCCACGGTTATGCAGGGGCCCGCGGAGGATGCGGGCATCTTGCATCTGGGCGAGTGGAACGGCGAGCGCTACGGCGTCGTGATCGCGCACGAATCGCACAATCATCCCTCGCAGGTCGTGCCGTTCGAAGGCGCGGCGACCGGCGTCGGCGGCATCGTCCGCGACGTGCTCTGTATGGGCGCCGAGGTGATCGCGATCGCCGACCCGCTGCGCTTCGGGCGCGTCGAGAATCCCGACTCGCACCAGCGCTATGTCGCGCAGGGTGCGGTCGACGGCATCGGCGCCTACGGCAACGCGATCGGTGTGCCGAACATCGCGGGCGACGTGTATTTCGACGATCGCTTCGACGATAATTGCTTGGTCAACGTGGTGGCGCTCGGTTTGATCAAAGAGTCGGAGATCATCCATTCGGCGGCGCCGCCGCACTCCGAAGGCTGGGACATCGTTTTAGTCGGCAAGGCGACCGACACGAGCGGATTCGGCGGCGCGGCGTTTTCATCGGTCACGCTCGACGACGCGGATGCCGACGCCAACAGGGGCGCCGTGCAAGTCCCCGATCCATTTCTCAAAAACGTCATCATGCGCGCGAGCTATCGCGTCTTTGCGTATTTGCGCGAGCACAAGATCACCGCCGGATTCAAAGATCTCGGCGCGGGCGGAATCATGGGATGTTCGGCCGAGATCTGCAGCAGCGGCGGCTTCGGCGCGATTATCGATCTCGACGACGTTAACACGGCTCTCGAGAACATGCCGCCCGAAGTGATCGCCATCGGCGAGACGCAAGAGCGGCTGTGTTGGGTGCTTCCTCCCGACGCTACGGCGGCCGTGTTGAGCATTTACAATCAGGAGTTCTCGCTGCCGGAAATCGCACGGGGCGCTCGGGCCGTCGTGATCGGCGCGGTGCAAAAGCAGATGCACTACGTCCTTCGGCACGGCGACGAGATCGTGATGGACGTTCCGATCGACTTTCTGACGGGTTCGATCCGCGACGAACTCGCCGTGCACGAACGCGCGGTGCCGCCCGACCTCGATCCAGCGAAGCGCTACGTGGAGGGCGATCGCGCCGCGAGCGAGCTTCTCGAACGCGTGTTGGGACACCGCGACGTGTGTTCGCGCGCGCCGCTCTACAAGCAGTACGACTCCGTCGTTCGCGGGACGACGGTCATCGCGCGCGGCGCGGCCGATGCCGGCGTTATCGCGCCGGTTCACGGGTCGCCGTTAGGCGTCGCTTTGAGCGTGGGCGGCAACCCGCGTTACGGACGAATCGATGCGCGGGCGGCGGCGGTGCTCGCGGTCGCAGAATCGGTTCGCAAAGTCGTTGCAGTCGGCGCGCGCCCGCTCGGACTCACCGATTGTTTGAACTTCGGCAATCCGCAAAATCCCGATCACTATACGGAGCTCGTGGTCGCGATCGACGGGCTCGCCGAAGCGGCGCGCGCGCTCGGGACGCCCTACGTCTCCGGCAACGTGAGCCTGTACAACGAATCGAAGAACGGCAACGCCATTCCGGCATCGCCGATCGTCGCTTGCGTGGGCGGTTTGCAGGACGTTGCAAAGGTCGTGACCGCGCCGTTCAAACGTGCGGGTTCGGTGCTCTACTATATCGGCGACGCGTCCAACGCGATCGGCGGCTCGGTCCTCGCCGAACTCTTGGACGTGCGGGACGCACCGTTGCCGCCGGTCGATCTCGTTCGGGCGCGCGCAGAGAACGACGTGCTCTCCAAAGCGATTGAGGCGGGCGCCGTCAATGCCGCGCGCGCGGTCTGCGGCGGTGGCCTCCTTGCAGCCGTTGCCGAGATGGCGTTTGCCACGCTCCATTCGAACGCCATCGGCGCGCAACTCGACGACCCGTGCGCGTGGACGCAGGGCGAGGTTGGCGATGCGGAAGCCCTCTTTGGTGAGGCGGGCGGGTTCGTCGTCGAGGCGGCCGATCAAGCGGCGTTCGAGGCGATGTGCGCCGACCTGCCCTTCGTGCACGAGATCGGCGTGACGATCGATCAGCCGGTCCTCGCCATCGATGAGGATGCGTTCTCCCTTCGAACGCTTCACGATGCGTGGGCGAAACCGCTGACCGAGGTCTACGCATGA
- a CDS encoding phosphoribosylaminoimidazolesuccinocarboxamide synthase produces the protein MNKGIEITRGKTKVLFEHPGQPDMLVVQQTDSISAGDGARRNEIAGKGRLAAQTTARVFRLLNLCGLPTHYVNGGEDDDDNEMLVRRANMIPLEVVVRGVVAGSLARRNPGMQRGSLLVPRMVEFFVKDDANHDPLISPDAIVAQGIANPQEIGIMTELARLTFEILAHAWRKRDVLLVDLKIEFGRLVGGDGKGQLVIADVIDNDSWRIWPQGREDRMLDKQMYRNLETVDESGLAGVKAAYEQVAEFVGSFPTMRPGMVAIFAETPEQTPAIDAVGQALAQFGLPAIRHVASATRTPGFVLQLLSQHDATFARLIYVTLGGTDGALRAMIEDGTTNPVLEGSGDPAGAALQCAKMLAQDDTVLFGRTLLVQTNARSVILQADAALNPPQPSMPPNVRLA, from the coding sequence ATGAATAAGGGCATCGAAATTACTCGGGGCAAGACCAAAGTGCTCTTTGAGCATCCGGGGCAGCCGGATATGTTGGTGGTGCAGCAGACGGATTCGATTTCGGCGGGGGACGGGGCGCGGCGTAATGAGATTGCCGGCAAGGGGCGGCTGGCGGCGCAGACGACGGCGCGTGTTTTTCGGTTGCTGAATCTGTGCGGTCTGCCGACGCATTACGTCAACGGCGGCGAGGACGACGACGACAACGAGATGCTCGTGCGCCGCGCGAACATGATTCCTCTCGAAGTGGTGGTACGCGGCGTCGTCGCGGGATCGCTCGCGCGGCGAAATCCCGGAATGCAGCGCGGATCGCTGCTCGTGCCGCGCATGGTCGAATTCTTCGTCAAGGACGACGCGAATCACGATCCGCTGATCTCCCCGGACGCGATCGTCGCGCAGGGCATTGCCAATCCGCAAGAGATCGGAATCATGACCGAACTCGCGCGGCTGACCTTCGAGATTCTCGCGCACGCCTGGCGCAAACGCGACGTGCTGCTCGTGGACTTGAAGATCGAATTCGGCCGTTTGGTCGGCGGCGACGGCAAGGGCCAACTGGTCATCGCCGACGTGATCGACAACGATTCGTGGCGCATTTGGCCGCAGGGCCGCGAAGACCGGATGCTCGATAAGCAGATGTATCGCAATCTCGAAACGGTCGACGAAAGCGGGCTCGCCGGCGTTAAGGCCGCCTACGAGCAAGTCGCCGAATTCGTCGGCTCGTTTCCGACGATGCGGCCGGGAATGGTCGCGATCTTCGCGGAGACGCCCGAACAAACGCCGGCCATCGATGCGGTCGGCCAGGCGCTCGCGCAGTTCGGCCTGCCGGCGATTCGCCACGTCGCAAGCGCGACGCGAACGCCGGGCTTCGTTTTACAGCTTCTCTCGCAACACGATGCGACGTTCGCGCGGCTGATCTACGTCACGCTGGGCGGGACCGACGGCGCGCTGCGCGCCATGATCGAGGACGGTACGACCAATCCGGTACTCGAAGGCTCGGGGGATCCGGCCGGGGCGGCACTCCAGTGCGCGAAAATGCTCGCTCAAGACGACACCGTGCTCTTCGGGCGAACCTTACTCGTGCAAACCAACGCGCGTTCGGTGATCTTACAGGCGGACGCCGCGCTCAATCCGCCGCAACCGTCGATGCCGCCGAACGTCCGCCTTGCGTAA